The genomic DNA agtttaattatggtGTTaagatttaaaagaatatatattatttatatatgaaataatataatatataattaaaagttaactaaaaaatgatttacaatattttgtatattatcttcttaaatatttataaagatattGTGACCAAATGAGGGAGAATAAAATATGTGTggttgaataattattttataaaatgtaattaagagaaaaaacagaaaattacttttcaaaattaagaaGGGAAATAAAACTATCATCTTTATAATCAAGCCATCTCTATTGCTTCTTGGTAGGTATTCAAAGGAAAGGGAATCTAACCAGCAACACATGAGAATCTCATTTCCAACGATATCATCAGGCCTACTCATTTCACACATAAACATGTAATTCTCTATTAACTACAGTAATAACTATCTAATCAATTatcatgaaaattaattaattgttaatttgtaacagattttaattcaaaatttatgataataaagataggaaattaaaataagatttttatttattaaaatataaaattatattttaaattaagatatttttatatattataatatactttataagattttgaatttagcattaaagTGTATTCTATGGTTGGAGATCCAAAAAAGATGAGATCTTTAACTATAATGAAGATTGAGatattctattatttattttacgataaaaatgtgacattatcgttttattttttttctcaatattttttcttatcgAATCACATAAAACTTAATCGataatagtataaaaaaaaaaaaaaaaatattaaaatacaaaaaatatggttacaaacacataaataaattaaaataaaattcataacacaaacatcaatcaaaacaataacaattaaaattataaaaaataaaaacaacaagataaatttataaataacttatcacaataataattatttcccGTAAACAAGTTTGAGTTTACGGGTTAGAAAACTCCAACATCTTTTGGGTCACAATGGCATTTAAATTCAATAGAGACATCTTGAGATGTTCAAGTTGTTGATAATTCATCTCTTTATTCGATCTCTCCCACCATCTTTGATCCTGCCCAACTTTCTTGACGTGATTTATCTGCTTCGCATGCTGCTCCTCAACCTCAATCAATTCCTCAACCTGCATCACATTAGAATTTAGTTCCCTAATGTTTGATGACCGATAAGATTCAATCATTTGTTGAGTTTCACAGGAAAGGCCCGTCGGAGAGGATGAACCAAATAATCGCCCAACTATTTCTTCTACACTGGGATGACCGTAGGAGAACACTCTGTTTGTTGGTGAAAATACTAGAAGTAAAACTTCAGCCCCACATAGTGTGATAAGCTCGCTGAATTTCTTGAAAAGCCCACTTTTTCTTTTGCAGAATGTCACCTTAAGATTACTCTTGTTCTTCATTTTGGCCATGGTGATTCTTTGACGCCCTTTGTTTGTTTTGACCATGAttagataaagataaaacacgggagatataatatgtaatgaatagataaaatgtttaatttttcttaGATCAGAGGAgtctatttatagatttaagtaaACAAAATTCGCATAGGAACATTATGAATAttcataaaaagaaagaaatctaattaattgataTCTAGATATCTTTCTAAATTggtgaattaatttttttattatatattacaaaataaaaatatttcaatgtcctattttgattatatataaatagaaaattttaaataattaaataattatattgttatttaaaaatattatttacatactttattttaattagttaaattttgataataatatagagaattatttttgttttatttatttttttacaaaattagatgagataattattttatatatattggcTCTTGAATTGATTATGGAGATCAACATCATGTATTCctaatcaattattaatatatgagaaatgattatgAAATCACTCAAAAGTTCGATAGCATCAAGATACTCCCAGGGGAGTCGATGAACGAGTTTGACGAATGTTTCACCAGCATTGTCATTGAACTTTCCACTCTAGGAAAGGTCTATGGAAAAAAGAAGTCATCGTTAAGGCGTTGAAGGCGCTTCTCAGTGCTTGAGACATCAAGTCAACAGTGATGAGAGAGTCCAGAAACCTCCACAAGATGGAGTTGCACGACATGTTTGTCGATATGAAAGTCCATGAATTCGAGATGAAATCTAGGAATGAATATGAGCCCTCATCCTCGACCACGACTAAGGTGCTGGTGTTCGCATTTGAGTTAGTTGTTCCATCATCCATCTGTTGGaagttttaaactaattctataaattccattaatgaatggaaattagaatgtgggtaataaaatcaaatcaaattcaaatgaaattcaaacgtgagttaaagggtgaaatttgatccaaatgtataatttaaatcaattaatttaaattaattgatctaaaatgcattttttaccaaataacaaaatgttgttaatttgtagtgtaaattacatgagtttgttattattattattttttatgataattaatattattattaacaaattggaaaaccatgtaacTTTAGTATTAATTGTAAATTCCTTAATTGTTTTGgaaaacaattactctataatgaagagaaaaacgttaaagtaatgaagaggcaaacaatgtcaaccgttggatcaaatgacgattttatttaatggtttaacttttcaacaatataagacctctcatctctaatcaaaaactcacttcatcatttaattctttctcactctagaattccaaaagccatcttcttattttttgagtgttcttcgaattcttcgctcgatattttccgttaaaacccggtgatagtttaggtacgctgatcaagttcgacgagtagttatttcagtgcagaatcactactggattcgttgtaccctgggagacagccatctacgataagctccagcacaaacgggagacgattgaactgttttaagggaaatctgtctaacacatgcctcgaatcaacattttatctggtgatttcattcttgtaatattgtatttatttaatttatttgtaacatcattttatatatattttctgttaatTCAAGACATTATTTCTAATACCATCAAGTTAGCTGAGCAGATCAGcgaagatgactttatttgtcaagaattttgGCAAATATATGAGGAATGATCAATCTAActcttctttatataataactATAATGACTCTAAGGTTAACATAcaatgttttaattgtgatacgCTAGGTCACTTCAAGTTTGAATTCCGAAAGCCAAGGAAAGACGACAAGAAGCCTACGAATCAGAAATATAAGGCGAATCATAAAACATCCAAGCATAAAAAGGATCAGAAGATGTTGATggctgaagaaagaaaaagtaaatGGTCCAAAAGTGATTCGGACTCAAGCTAATCCAGCGACATAAATGATAAGGACATCAAATGTTTCATGGCGAACGATGATgatgtatttgatttctcctctaaAGAGTTCATTCGGGAAGACTTGattactacactcaatgacatgtcATTGAGTATAAGAAATTATCTGATCTCGTTTCAATTCAACCAGACAACATGATTAGTAAGACAAATTAACTAtcctttgagaatgagaagTTCAATAAGATAGTTAAATGCTGACTAAAGAAAACAAGAGAGTTAACTACGTGATCGATACATGGACAAAATATGGGGATGCAATCAATTAGATGACAAGTCAACTAAGGCCTGCCAAATGTAAATTCGGTCTAGGCTAAGATAATAACAACCCAAACAAGTCCACCAATAAGTTGAAACCTAACAAAGTCAAACTTTCTTCAATATGTTTTGTTAAGGGACAATCAACTGAAAAGGGAACTGATCCAAGTTGTGATAATTTGACTTCAAATGATGAAGTGATTTATGTTAAGCCAACTTCAAGCTGCTTGAAACTTGAGAGAAGGACAACTAGTTGGTATGGCAAGGAAAAACATGACAGTAAGTCAAGAAATGTTTACCAAAAATCATGATTTGAAGCTAAAGAATCATTAACATGTAGTAAGAGATCAACCAAATTTACCACACTCACACacaatgggaaatccataagaATAATTAAGGTATGAATTTTCAAGGGACTAATCCATCACGGACCCAAAGCAAATTGGGTACTAGATTTTCTACTGTCTATGAATGCAGATAAAACAGGACTACAACGTGGAAGGTTATGCATGATATCTGGACAGCCGACTGCTGACAGACATAGCATATGACAGGCAACAAGCATGAATTGGTTAACATCCTCACGGAGTCATTTCCCGAGTCTAAATTTTcttaccttgtaaatattttaggaatgttagattacgataatgcctaaactgatttaattataaattcgcctggttttgataatttagtttaaataataaaaaatggagaaattgttagaatgaagtcactagttttgataatttattctcaacaatcaaaaatagagaaattgttagactaaggttttaattaacttaggataattaacttaatcgattttataagttataaatgatttcacttggttttaataatttaatttaaataattaaaaaggtagaaattgttagattataatttatgaaatggctttgataatgaatggataaaactatgttttaattatatataagttaaaatattatatatatatatatatatatatataatttttaagtcatatcaattatataaatatatatataaagataacaACAAGGTGTTGTAGTATACTGGTAAGTACTTCCTCCTGACACACTGGTGACCAGAATTCGAATCTCACCAGatgcaaataataatttaagttttattatttctgGATGCAAGTTTAGTTGTGCACGTCCGGAAAATCGAAACTGCCACGTATGCGCAATCATTCAAATTGCAAATAACGAAACTGCCACGTATGCGCATCCGACTGACCGAAATTAACAATGCATCCGGCAAACCAAAACTGCCACATATGCGCATCCGACAACCCGAAACTACCACATATGCGCTATCATTCAAATTGAATGTGATATACTATTATGTACACTACGATCTCAGGAATGTTCTCTGATGTACTATCTTGGCTCACATCCAACGGAAGGAGGACAAGTGTCCATTGAAGAAGATCTGACCGTTGTTTTGCCTTGGATATAAAAGAATATCTAAACAAAAAGTAGACTTTGATGCTTTTGGCTCTCTTACTAATTAaaattctctctctacaaatatatattcaagtttTTGCCTTAGTATTTTTCTGTGAGAAATTGTTCATACCGAAAATTATTGTATCacttttctttaattttgagctccttgtaagttgaatagatagTATATATTCAAAAAGTGTTGTATGAGCTTGGAGTTCAGAAATAGGCAGTGTTTAAGACATGTTTTCTTACTAGATTTGTGTAGAGGTGCTATTCAAATCAAAACATCAAGTGGAATCCTTCTCGAGGTTGAGAAGacggggtgacgtatgagagtttgctccgaacatccataaacaaactttgtttcttgtgttctttacattcCGAATCTTCCAACCATTTTTCTGTCgtttcaagtctaaacaaatatttctgcacttgattttgttcaagagtttatgaagagttgtgaagaataaaacatatattaacttctCACAAAGTTAATATCAAAGTGAAGGTTTTTCGCGGTTAACAATACTTGGTCAACCCCCTGTTATTGTTGACTCATTTCCTAACAAAAcgtaataaaacaaatttttaaaagacaagactttataaagtagagactgtttttaaCGGGGACTTAAAAGAATATCTAGTTAAATATGCGTTTGTAaacgtataattttattaattttaaattaaaaatcaattggagactctttcatcaaatcaataattttttaaattaaatatttttaattaatttaagatacatatattaaaatttattgaaactcGAGATTTTCCGAGACAAGGTATTCACAGGGGTTACAATACCTAATAGTCTTGCATCTCTCGCTAACATCAAACTTTCAAAGCCTTAACGACAAGACAAACaaagataaaatattgataattaaatattaaaatttcttaagaattTAAAAGAAGCGGATGAACCGAACTTAGATGAATGCTCCAAAGTTCTTGATGACATGTATGATGTGGATGATCCCTTATAGTTATACTCTATTGCGGATACAGTATCAAACAGAGAATGGTGGAGGTTTTTAgtaagaaaaaatttaaatctataaaatgATGGTTTCTTGTTTAAGAAAGAAGATGagtttaatataaaactttTATCGGTTAAATATGGagacttttttaaaattttatatttgaatgattattttttattttaatttaattatttattatatatatatatagtttattcaTACTGGAGGATTTATGTGTGGTGCTCTCAGAAAAATTTATAAGCAAAACAATTtagaaaaaacataataaaaaactaatttgatataaaattgtaataaataatatatcaataattgttttaaaatattatccaatacaataaatataaattttcaattgaattgatatatatatatatattacttcaAGCAAGTTATCTGAAAACATGACTCTTagtataaatttcttttaacgTACTTTAAATTATTACCATCAAGATAAgatctaaaatttattaaattttgttataaagaGATGACATACTTAAGTTCcatcaacatttttatttatgaattaaaaatattaataattaattaaatattattacataaacTATGATGAATCATACACATTTACAcgaataagaatataaataaaatattatttatgtatatataattatatatattataaaataattaatataaataaaattatttatatatatatatatacaagtatttattaaaaacaatatagtgaataaaaaatataaaagtaaaacaattaaattaagaaaaatagttaaaatagtgatgtatttaataaatatagagaaataaaaaaaatattaatataaaagggggacaaataatcataaatattaatttatatttatttaaatatattcaccaaataaattttgaatagattgttaaatatatatataattaaattaattataaaataatttggacaaaataattatttaaatatatatatataatatatatatatatatatatatatataattatttgttaaaaccaatatagtgaataaaagttataagagttaaagaattaaattaagacaaaaaattaaactatGATTTTtcagagaaataaaaaataatattaatatataaaggtgataaataagaaagaaatattattattttatttatttatatatatatatatatatatatatatattatttgaaaatatattataatgaaaacaaatagaattattgatataatatatatatatatatatatatatataattattaataaaaaatacttttaaagaaaaaataaaaaacttaaatcaagaaaattagttaaaaataatgtaattgataaatataaagagaagtaaaacaaatattaatataaaatagagacaaataattaaaaagattaatatatttttatttaagttgttatatataaatatatataattttataaaatggttcatgtgcatttaattatattattatttattaaaaattatatattgaaaaaataatataaagataaaaaaattagattttaagaaaagagtaataataaatatgtatctaataaatatggagagaaataaaacaaatattaatataaaatagagacaaatatttaaaatgattaaattatttttatttaaatatattataaattaaattttgaaaaacttgttatatgtatatatatataatttttgtaaatggaccgttatataaatgataaaataattaatataaatatatatttttgatatatatacatgtaatgatatttattatgaaaaaaatatataaaagttaaaaaattaatataaaaaaaggttaaaataatGATCTGTATAATCATTTTagaaagtaaaagaaaatattaatattaaaggtaaataaaaaatcaaaaagtttaatttatttttatttaaatatattgaaaattaaaatttgaatatatatatatatatattatatatatatatatatatatatatatatatatatatataatatttgaaaataattgatgtatatatataattatacaaattataaaagaattaaaataaataaaattattgtaaacataaaaatttgacgtacctatatttttaaataatattattatttttaataatattaaaataatattttgaatttttatattttaaaataactatagaatgaattaaaacataattaagggttaattattatgataattaaatctaattaaaaaacattcaaaaatccaaaaataatttgaaattaaagtattgtatttattttactcaaaataTACCAAAGAGGaggtttaatatttaattataatttataatgaattatgtttaatttattacttaaaacaattatataaatactcaaaaaatccccaaaataaaaaaaaataaaatatgaacataatctttattatgttgataaaagtaattttactgaaatattttatgaaaaaaaacatgaaaaaaggattaaaaattgatttcaaataatttttttataaaaaataaatattgtaatctactataataaaaaaaaaatttaatttttttattaggaacCTGGTCCATGAGATGAGTATCCAAGCATCAACCCACGCCCGCGGGAATGCATCACACATCTGAATGCAGCAAAACTGAGTGCCTACCCCcaccggatcaactaacgggtTGGACTAATCCTGTTAGTCAAGGTCACTGACTGCGAATGGAACGCAGACTGCGTCCAATGAAACGACGAATGGAACGCAGACGCAACACACCGCGATAACAACATTCGGAGCAATGACCCCAAGAGTTTTGAAGATATCTTGAGAAAAAGTTTGAGCACCGACGTTGTTTCAATCTTCTTCCTCACCGAGAATTGAAGTTCTAATATTTCTCTCCAATTCCCAAATTGATTGGTTCCtctatttattctcttcattttttttttcaaaaaccatacgaaaataaaataaatattttaaacataatatcatttattttaaaatcgaTTATAACTAACctattcattatataaaaaacgAGAGTCCACCGTCTCCTCCTCCTCTAATATGGGTTTGATGATAGACAGTTTCTGAGCTAGTAACACCACCACCAGCTTTGATTTTCAACAATTCGGTCATCTAGTCCAACTTTGCTTCTATTATGATGTAGTCCAAGTCTCTATCAAGTTTTCCATCCAAAGCTCAGGAGAACGAAAGTGGTATTTCAAttgataagaaattaaaatatctaaccAACCAGTCTTGCAACTTCAACTATCTGgggaataaaaaatatttacatacttaattttaattagttgttaaGTTCGAAAATAATGTAACCATTTTCTCtgttttatttactttttcataaaattcagatgagataaatatttgtttatattatatctttataatcaataatcaatatataaaatataacagaTTTAAGAATTAGAAGTGAACATCTTatacaattaatataatagcatcaaataatatttttattaaataaattttatattattataagttagagatttgaaaatacaatataaaagttaattaaaatattttttcaattattgattaaaatataatttatttaattactttaaatattattaattaattatattacaataaaatatgtaaaataatactattaattacttttttaacttttatgttttaaatatttattttcttttcctgaattaaatatttatttttttattacaagaCATAAAACTTATTCCAAATAATCTGACAATAAAAACTTAagtgatttgttttatttgtttccgaaataatattttattgaattaccATAAAAAAAGATTACAGCTAAAAATACAAAGAACAATAACATCATGAATacgtacaaaaataaaaacaattaaataaaacataaaaaacaaaacaacaccatgaataattattcaaagtattcaataaacaattataatgaGAATACAGTCATCATcacctcttcagttcatcctCATTTATTGCAAGAGAAATGGGAAGGGGAAGAGAAACACAATCGGTTGTAACAACAGgtttgtatgaaaataaaaatcctgattgggataattaggatttgatacagtttgaaACAAAGaaat from Impatiens glandulifera chromosome 9, dImpGla2.1, whole genome shotgun sequence includes the following:
- the LOC124915838 gene encoding agamous-like MADS-box protein AGL62 — protein: MAKMKNKSNLKVTFCKRKSGLFKKFSELITLCGAEVLLLVFSPTNRVFSYGHPSVEEIVGRLFGSSSPTGLSCETQQMIESYRSSNIRELNSNVMQVEELIEVEEQHAKQINHVKKVGQDQRWWERSNKEMNYQQLEHLKMSLLNLNAIVTQKMLEFSNP